The Candidatus Limnocylindrales bacterium genome segment CGGCATCAGCTACCTTCTTCTCGACATGAAGACGCCCGGTATCACCGTGCGCCCGCTGCGCCAGATCACCGGCGATTCCGACTTCAACGAAGTGTTCTTCGACAACGTGCGCGTGCCGCGCACCGGCCTGGTCGGCGAGCGAGGCAAAGGCTGGATCGTCAGCCGCTCGACCCTCAAGTACGAGCGCGCGCTGATCGGCGACACCGACATCAACCGGCGCACGCTCGACGGCATGGTCATGCTCGCGCGCGCGATCGACCGCCGTGGGAGGCCTGCGATCGAAGATCCGGTTCTGCGCGGCCGTCTCGTCGAGGTCGAAACGCGCCTCGTCGCGGCCGAGTTCCACTCGATGCGCCTGCTGACGATGCAGGCAAAAGGCGAAGAGCCTGGTGTTGCCGGCCTGGTGCCGAAGCTCTGCGGCACGCAGCTCACCTACGACATGGCGCGCCTTGCGATGGACATCTGTGCGGAAGGCGCCGCGCTCGCGCCGGGCGAGCCGGAAGCGCCGGCAATGGGAATGTTCGTCAACGCGTATCTGTGGTCGCTCGGGATCCTGATTGCCGGCGGTACGGCCAATATCCAGCGCAACATCATCGCCGAACGCGGCCTCGGCATGCCGCGCGACGCATCACAGAAACGCTGAACCGTACAGCGCCGCTTTCGGCGGGACGGCAAGCGGCCGGCGCCAGATCAGAGGATGACATGGATTTCGGACTGACCGACGAACAACGAGCCCTGGCGGAAACCCTGCGGCGCTATCTCGCAGACGAGTGTCCCGCGACACGCGTGCGCACGGCGATGGAGTCGGAGAACGGCCACGATGCGGCGCTGTGGCAGGGCCTCTGCGATCTCGGAGTGCTTGCGCTCGCCGTGCCGGAAACGCTCGGCGGAATGGGCGACGAGCTGCTCAGCCTTGCGCTCGTCTCCGAACAGATCGGTTATGCCGCGGCACCGGGACCGTTCGTCGGTGCAGCAACTGCAGTCGTTGCATTGGCCAACGCAGACGACGCCGATGCGGCGGCAAGCTGGCTGCCGCGTATCGCATCCGGCGAAGCTCTCGCGACGGCTGCCGTCGGCGAGAGCGGGGGCCGCTGGGATGCTGACGAGCTCG includes the following:
- a CDS encoding acyl-CoA dehydrogenase family protein, whose protein sequence is MDLSYSAEYEAFRGEVRAFLDEHWTGEDRARHGGNDQLIGRIARPEARVTEFREQAIAAGYLYRNIPRQWGGGEKPFDPLRSAIIREEFKRARAPREMVGQGPSMLVFTLLEHGTDEQKRRFIKSTLLGETLWCQGYSEPGAGSDLASLRTRAELDGDQWVLNGQKIWTSNAQEADWMFALVRTEPDAPKHDGISYLLLDMKTPGITVRPLRQITGDSDFNEVFFDNVRVPRTGLVGERGKGWIVSRSTLKYERALIGDTDINRRTLDGMVMLARAIDRRGRPAIEDPVLRGRLVEVETRLVAAEFHSMRLLTMQAKGEEPGVAGLVPKLCGTQLTYDMARLAMDICAEGAALAPGEPEAPAMGMFVNAYLWSLGILIAGGTANIQRNIIAERGLGMPRDASQKR